The following DNA comes from Geobacter sp..
TCAATGCTGACACCCAGAACATCCTCGGTACCTACGAGGGCCAGCTGGAAATCTACACCGGCAAGAAGCTGAAGCAATTTGGCTATGCGGTGACCATTTACAACGTCGACGCGGAAAAGAAGGAGATTTCGCTCAAGACCCGCTGTGACGACTGTGAGATAAAAGAGACCAACCTCCGTGGCTGCACGGTGACGGAGCAGTCGCCGAACCTGAAGTTCGCCTGCAAGGGTGAGGCGGCGAGCATCGAGTACGAACTGGCCGACGGCGTCCTGAAGGGTAACGGCACCAACGCAAAAGGCAGGTCGTACACCGTTTCCGTGAAACGGGCGGTAAAATAGCAGATCAATCAGGAGAAGCGCATGGTTAAGATAGCCGTCTGCGGCGCTGCCGGCCGCATGGGTCAACGCATCATCGTCGCCGCCACCGAGGCGGGCTGCACCGTTTCCGGCGCCTTGGAGCGTCCGGGTCATCCCCAGGTCGGCCAGGACGCCGGGCTGATCGCCGGCTGCGGCGCCCTGGGCGTCGCCATCAGCGACGACCTCAACGCCGTGGTCGCCGGCTGCGACGTGCTCATCGACTTCACCACCCCCAAGGTCTCGCTGAAGAACCTTGAGGTCTGCGGCCTGAAGAAGAAGTCGATCGTCATCGGCTCCACTGGCTTCACCCCGGAGGAGCGTCTTCTCGCCGCCGAGCTGGCAAAGGATATCCCGGCTGTGCTCGCCCCCAACATGAGCGTCGGGGTCAACGTCTGCTTCAAGGTCTTAAAGGATGTGGCGAAGACCCTGGGTGACGACTTCGACGTGGAGATCGTCGAGCTGCACCACAACAAGAAAAAAGACTCACCGTCAGGAACTGCCGTGCGCATGGGTGAGGTCGTGGCCGAGGCGCTGGGGCGGGACTACAACAAGGTGGCCAACTACCACCGCGAGGGGATCTGCGGCGAGCGGACCAAGGAAGAGATCGGCATGCAGACCGTGCGCGGTGGCGACATCGTCGGCGAGCACACGGTCTACTTCATCGGCCAGGGGGAGCGGATCGAGATCTCCCACCGGGCCATGACCCGCGACATGTTCTCCCGCGGGAGCGTACGGGCGGCCCAGTGGGTGGTGGGGAAAGAGCCGGGGCTGTACGACATGCAGGACGTGCTTGGCCTAAAATAGGAATGCCGCTTTTGGGCAATTTCGGCGTTGCCTTTGTCATCGCTTGTGCGACGTGGCGCTGCCACGTCTCCGCGCTCTTCCTCGGGCGCCTTGAACTTGCCGCAAAATCGACATCCCCGAGGTTTAAACGATAACACCTGAATTGCCGCTCCGTGCGGCATTTCCTTTATACAAATGAAAATGGAGGTTTTCTCGTAATGGCAAAGATCAATGACAACTACCTCAAACTGAAGGCCGGCTACCTCTTCCCCGAGATCGGCCGCCGCGTGCGGGAGTTCGCCGCTGCCAACCCGGATGCCAAGGTGATCCGCCTCGGCATCGGCGACGTCACCCGCCCGCTCGCCCCGGCAGTGCTCAAGGCGTTCCACCAGGCAGTGGACGACCTGGCCACCACTGACCAGTTCGCCGGCTACGGCCCGGAGCAGGGGTATGACTGGCTGATCAACGCCATCATCGAGAAGTCCTACAAGCCGCTCGGTGTCAGCTTAAAGACCGAGGAGATGTTCATCTCCGACGGCTCCAAGTGCGACTGCGCCAACATCCTCGACATCTTCGCGCTGGACAATGTCGTTGCCATCGGCGACCCGGTCTACCCGGTCTATAACGACACCAACGTCATGATCGGTCGGACCGGCGAGGCCGACGACAAGGGGTACTACAAGGGTATCGTCTACATGCCCTGCAACGAGGCGAACAACTTCATCCCCTCGCTCCCCACGGAGAAGGTGGACATCATCTACCTCTGCTTCCCCAACAACCCGACCGGCACCGTCGCCACCAAGGCCGAGCTGAAGAAGTGGGTCGACTACGCCAATGCCAACGACGCCGTCATCTTCTTCGACGCCGCCTATGAAGCGTTCATCACCAACCCGGATATCCCGCACTCCATCTACGAGGTTGAAGGGGCGAAGAAGTGCGCCATCGAGTTCCGCTCCTTCAGTAAGACCGCCGGCTTCACCGGCGTGCGCTGCGGTCTGGTCGTGGTGCCGGAAGAGGTGATGGGTACGACCTCCACGGGCGAGAAATACAGCTTCAACAAGCTCTGGCTCCGCCGCACCACCACCAAGTTCAACGGCGCCTCCTACCCGGTCCAGCGTGCTGCCGCCGCCGTCTACAGCGACGAGGGGTGGGCTCAGACCAAAGAGATCATCGACTACTACATGGAGAACGCCCGCATCATCCGCGAGGGCCTGAAAGCCGCCGGGGTCACCTGCTACGGCGGGGTGGACGCCCCCTACATCTGGCTCAAGACGCCCGGCGGCATGAGCTCCTGGGACTTCTTCGACAAGCTGCTGAACGAGTGCAATGTGGTCGGCACCCCCGGCTCCGGCTTCGGCCCCAGCGGCGAAGGGTTCTTCAGGCTCTCGGCCTTCGGCCATCGCGAGAATGTGATCGAGGCGGTGGAGCGCATAAAAAGGAATTTAAAGTAGCCTGATAAATGAAAAGGGCGCCCGTTGCGGCGCCCTTTGATTTTTTCGGGACCTGGGGGGAATGCCATGAAAAGCGCCATTGCAGAGGCCATCAACCTCGGGATCGAGCCGGTCGCCCTGGTCTTCACCGACGAGAATCCGGCAGGTGCGGTCCAGTTCGAGCCGGGAAAGTGGGGGTGTGTCTTGAGCATGTTCGGCGCCGCAGCCACCAAGGGGCGGACCGTCGTGTTCGACCGCGAGACCTACGGCTGCTTCGGTGGCGGCCTCGGGCTCGGCTTCGGCAATGCCTACGAAAAGTTCCCCGGCGGGGTGGAGGGGTTTTGCCGCTTCCTGGCCGACGGCAATGAGGCCACGGAGCAGGGGCGCCGCATCGGCGAGGGGATGAAGGCGGCCGGTGCGCGGCCTGAATTCGTGCACCACTTCCTCCACGGCGAGCGCTACAAGAAGAGCCCGGAACTGGTCCAGGCGTTCGTGGACGCCCTGCCGATCACCGAGATCCCCACCCGCTACGCCGCCTTTCTCCCTCTCTCCGCCATCGATCCGGCCGCCCGGCAACCGGAGTCGGTCACCCTTCTCGTCACCCCCGACCAGTTGTCGGCCCTGACGGTCTTTGCCAACTACGACCGTCCCGGTCTCGAAAACGTGGCCATCCCCTATGCCGCCGGCTGCCAGGTCGTCGGCATCCTCGGCTACCGGGAGGCCCGCTCGCCGAACCCCCGCTGCCTGGTGGGGCTGACGGACCTCTCGGCACGGCAGTACCTGCGGGCGCAGGTGGGAAAGGACGTGCTGAGTTTCACCATCCCCTTCCAACGATTCCTGGAGATGGAGGTGAACATCGCGGGGAGTTTCCTGGAGCAGGAGCCGTGGGTGTCGCTGAAGTAGGCGAGCGTTCCGGTAGAGAGGATCATAAGAGTCTCACGTAAACAGGAATTGAAAGAGTGCCTGCTGCGGCGCCTTTTCTGCTTACGGCAGAATTTCTCATTGCATCGAAAGGCGATCGTGCTATTCTTGTCTGGCTAGACTGTCTAGCTGAGTTGCGGAGGATACCATGAAAGCCAACAAAAAGTATCGCGCCCCCCTTGATCGGGAATGGCAGCTGCAAGAAGCGAAAAACCGGTTGAGCCAGGTGGTTGACCAGGCGCTGCGCGAAGGTCCCCAGACCATCACCCTGCGGGGCAAGCCGGCGGCCGTCGTCGTCTCTTTCGAGGAATTCCGCGCCATGACTGCACCGCGCACCGGCTTGACGCAGTTTTTCCGCCAATCTCCATTGGGTGATGTTGAACTCAATCTCAGCAGAAGTAGCGACCTCGCCCGCGAGGTGGAATTGTGAAGTACCTGCTGGATACCTGCCTTATCTCAGAATTGGTAAAAAAGGAGCCAAACCCGGCGGTGATGAGATGGCTTGATGAACAGGATGAGCAGAAGCTGTTTCTGAGTGTCCTGAACGTGGGAGAGCTGCAGAAAGGGATCAGCAAGCTAGCCGATGGGCCAAAGAAGGACGAACTTCAGGCATGGGTAACTCTCGATCTCGTCGAGCGGTTTGTCGGGCGGATTCTGGATATCGATCTTGATACGGCGCTTTGCTGGGGTGGACTCCAAGGGGCGGCCGAACAGGCGGGTGACAAGCTACCGGTCATGGATTCGCTCATTGCCGCCACTGCTGTGGCCCATGGGCTGGTTGTGGTGACGCGCAATGTGAAGGATATGGAACGGTGCGGGGCCAGGGTGTGTAACCCGTGGGGGAGTTAAGTAAACTGTCCCCACAATCCCCAGGCACACAATGACGGTCCCCAGACCATAACCTTGCGGGGCAAGCCTGCGGTTGTCGTTGTTTCTTATGGTGAATACCGGAAGTTGGCCTTGCCGCGGACCAGTTTGTCGCAATTTTTCCGACAATCGCCTCTGTGCGGCATAGAGATAGATTTTGGCCGCGATACCGATCAAGGTGAGATGTGGCGGCAGGGTGTGTAACCCGTGGGGGAGTTAAGTAAACTGTCCCCGGAATTCGTCCCTAAGTAAACTGTCCCCGGAATTCGTCCCTAAATTTCTTGCCGCCTGTCACCACCTGTGGCATATTATTAGTACTTAAATCAGTACTTGATGAGGTGCCAGCATGAACACCATCCCCGCCCAGGAACTGAAGCGGCGCGGCATTGCCGCGGTGGATGACCTGATCGCCGCGGGCGACGTGCACGTCATCCGCAACAACCGTCCCGAGTATGTGGTTCTTTCCGAGGCACGCTATGCCGAGCTGGTGGCTGATGCCGAAGAGGCCTACCTGGCTCGGGTGAAGGCGTCGCTGGAGGACGTGAAGGCGGGCCGGGTGCGGAAGTTTGCCTCTGCCGACGAGCTGTTACAGGCGCTCGACCTTGACGGAGAGTAAGCGTGTTCAGTGTAACCGCCTCTGAACAGTTCCTCCGCCAGGCACGGAAGTTCTTCAAAAAACATCCTGACCTGAAGCCCCGCTTTGCAACGGTTTTCGCGTCTCTTGCGGAGGACCCGTTTCAACCGGGCCTCGGGTTGCATCCGCTTTCCGGCAAGCTATCCGGCTGCCATGCTGTCAGGTTGACCTATTCATACCGCATAACGCTGACCCTGCTGATTACCGAGAAGGAGATCGTGCTGCTCGATATCGGCAGCCATGACGAGGTGTACCGGTAGGTTGGAATCCGGGGGGGACAAAATCCTCAATGGAAAGGCGGCCAATCGGACGTATTTCCAGCTTCTCAGCTTGCAATTCTCCTCGACTATTCCACACTACACACCATGGACACGTACGCGCACCCTCAGCAGATCCGGAGATCACCAATGAAATTCAAAATGGATCATATTGTCATCAACACGGTGGACATCGAAGCAATGCTTCACTTTTACACAAACATTCTTGAACTGCCCGGCGAACGGATAGATGAGTTTCATGACCATCAGGTTCCATTCCCGTCTGTCCGCATAACAGCCGATTCGATCATCGATCTGTTCCCCAAGAGGTTATGG
Coding sequences within:
- a CDS encoding LL-diaminopimelate aminotransferase → MAKINDNYLKLKAGYLFPEIGRRVREFAAANPDAKVIRLGIGDVTRPLAPAVLKAFHQAVDDLATTDQFAGYGPEQGYDWLINAIIEKSYKPLGVSLKTEEMFISDGSKCDCANILDIFALDNVVAIGDPVYPVYNDTNVMIGRTGEADDKGYYKGIVYMPCNEANNFIPSLPTEKVDIIYLCFPNNPTGTVATKAELKKWVDYANANDAVIFFDAAYEAFITNPDIPHSIYEVEGAKKCAIEFRSFSKTAGFTGVRCGLVVVPEEVMGTTSTGEKYSFNKLWLRRTTTKFNGASYPVQRAAAAVYSDEGWAQTKEIIDYYMENARIIREGLKAAGVTCYGGVDAPYIWLKTPGGMSSWDFFDKLLNECNVVGTPGSGFGPSGEGFFRLSAFGHRENVIEAVERIKRNLK
- a CDS encoding type II toxin-antitoxin system prevent-host-death family antitoxin, with the translated sequence MKANKKYRAPLDREWQLQEAKNRLSQVVDQALREGPQTITLRGKPAAVVVSFEEFRAMTAPRTGLTQFFRQSPLGDVELNLSRSSDLAREVEL
- a CDS encoding PIN domain-containing protein, with protein sequence MKYLLDTCLISELVKKEPNPAVMRWLDEQDEQKLFLSVLNVGELQKGISKLADGPKKDELQAWVTLDLVERFVGRILDIDLDTALCWGGLQGAAEQAGDKLPVMDSLIAATAVAHGLVVVTRNVKDMERCGARVCNPWGS
- the dapB gene encoding 4-hydroxy-tetrahydrodipicolinate reductase, which codes for MVKIAVCGAAGRMGQRIIVAATEAGCTVSGALERPGHPQVGQDAGLIAGCGALGVAISDDLNAVVAGCDVLIDFTTPKVSLKNLEVCGLKKKSIVIGSTGFTPEERLLAAELAKDIPAVLAPNMSVGVNVCFKVLKDVAKTLGDDFDVEIVELHHNKKKDSPSGTAVRMGEVVAEALGRDYNKVANYHREGICGERTKEEIGMQTVRGGDIVGEHTVYFIGQGERIEISHRAMTRDMFSRGSVRAAQWVVGKEPGLYDMQDVLGLK
- a CDS encoding type II toxin-antitoxin system mRNA interferase toxin, RelE/StbE family; the protein is MFSVTASEQFLRQARKFFKKHPDLKPRFATVFASLAEDPFQPGLGLHPLSGKLSGCHAVRLTYSYRITLTLLITEKEIVLLDIGSHDEVYR
- a CDS encoding prevent-host-death protein; this encodes MNTIPAQELKRRGIAAVDDLIAAGDVHVIRNNRPEYVVLSEARYAELVADAEEAYLARVKASLEDVKAGRVRKFASADELLQALDLDGE